The following is a genomic window from Flavobacterium crassostreae.
TCTGCTTTTCCATTCATCAGTCAACGCTTTACGAATTTCGATACTTTTTAAGCGTTGGTTAATCCAATTTTCAGAATAACCCAAACTCATATATTGTTCCAATGCCCTGTCAATAGTCAATTCAGGATCTTGCATTTCGTCTAAACGTTCCGCTGCTATTTGCGCCAACCATAATTTAAAAGGTTCCGCTTTAGGCGAAGGGATCGATTGTATTAATCGAAATAACTGCTCGGTATCAGCAACATCCGTTTTGTAATATTTCCCATCAGCTGACTGCATTTTCAGTTGACTACAATTTGTAGTCAACTGACTTCCTTCTTTTTTTAATCGTGTTTTTAATACACTCCAATACTTTCTTGGATTAGGGCTATCAGTTAAAACACTCACGGTATCAACAATAGAAAAATACCATTTTTCCTCGTCTTGATTCCAAAGGGTTCTTACTTTTTTTTCTTCAAATAATTGAATGGCTTCTTGCTGTTTCATATTAGTAGGCTGTTCGTCCATAAAATTCATTCATATATTCTTTTACAATCAGACCGTTGATTCGCTTGGTTGTTGCGGCATCCAATGCAATATGTTGTTTGTTTTTGAATTGGTCAATTACCAGTCGCATTACCATTCGCTCTACAAAGCTTTCGTTTTCAAGCATTTTAGAATTTTGAATGATTTGTGCATCTACTGCTGTCTTCAATCCTTGTAACGCTTCAAATAATTTACTTTCGCTATCCGTCAAAGGGTCTTTTTCCATTAAACGTTTGTGAAGGCGAGCGTATTTTTCGTCATTATCATATTTGGCTCTCAGCAATTGGTTTTTGCGTTCCAATTCTTTGGCTTTGCTATAAATCTTTTCGAGTTCTCGGATGTTGCTTTCCATTTCGTCTTTGGTCACTTCATTCAAGTTTTTCTTTTTGAACAAGCGCTCCAGTTCTTCTTTCAACGAAATAAATTCTGGTGCTTTTTGGTCGAAATTACCGCCTAAGGTTTCTCTCGTTTTTTGGAGAATATTTTTGAGTTGGTCTGCCAATACCATTTCTTCCTCTTTCACTTTGACAAAAGCAAAAATAACGTCTTCTAGGGCAATGTTTAAAAGATTTGAGGTATCAATATTGCTTTCTAAGGCTTCTTTTGCATTAATCAATGCCAAACGATTATTAGCATCCCGAGATAAAACGGTTAGTTTATGAAAATCGAGTTGTTCTAATAATTCATAATTACCAGACAGTCGAATCAAGTTATACAAACTCTTAGCATTATTCAACACTCGAGTAATTCTCAGTATTTCAGAACGATCATTGATTTGGGAAATTTGCTGGGAGAAAATCTCCGCGTTCATCGTATCAAAATGAAACAATACTTCCTTTATTTCCTTGATCTCTGTATTTATTTCTTCTTGCGATTTGAAGATGTTGGAGTAATGTTCCATTTCATCCCCTAATTCTGATTGTAATTCGTTAAAATAATCCTGATTGGTTTTATCGAATTCCTTTTGAATATCGGCAAAATCAACCACGTAACCATATCTAAAATCTTTGTAGGTTCTATTAACTCGGGTTAAGGTTTGCAGTAAATTGTGTGCTTTAATCACACGACCTATGTATAATTTCTTCAATCGTGGGGCATCAAAACCAGTCAATAACATATTATAGACAAACAAAAAGTCAATATGACCGTCTTTGAAAGCTTCTACCTGATCTTTTCGGTCTTGTTTGGTTCCAATGTCATGCAGAATTACCGCAGCTGTGGTTACTTTGCTTTCGGCTTTCTTTTTGTCACCATAACTTTCAGATGGCTCGGCAGCTTGTAACAATCCACTATGAACTGTCGTATTTGTAGCGTATTTCGATTCAAATATTTCAAACAACATTTTAGCTTGATCAGAAGAGTCACAAACGACTAATCCACCAATGGAATTGTCATTCATGGAAATTCGAGCTTTCTCAAAATCCTGAACGATATAATCGAGCATTGGTTCTACAAACTTAGGGTGTGCATAGACAATTTTCTTGTCGGCATTTCCTTTTAGAATTTCAATTTCTTCTAATGCTTGTTTTAGGGTAAGCTTATAATTGGTTTCTATTTCTTCTCGAATTAAACGCAAGGTATAACCATCCGCAATAGAAGAATTGTAATAATATTTATGAATATATCCCCCAAATAAAGCTTTCGAATTGTAATCAGTTCCTAACAATGGTGTTCCTGTCAATCCAATCTTGATCGCATTGGGATCCGATTCGTTCAAGTTGGCTAAAAAGCTTCCTTTTGGATTATAGCTACGGTGTACCTCATCTAAAAAATAGACACGTTGAATATTGAGTTGGTAATCGGTATTACGAACTACATCTGGATCATCCTGAAACTTCTGAATATTAACTACCGTAATCTCCGCTTTACCCGAATTATTATGAATAACACTGGTTGATTTAATATCCTTTGCAAATTCTTCTCTTGAGTTCACATTATGAACGACTAAACCTCGGCTTTTAAACTCTTTTCCCGCTTGAATTAATAAATCCAAACGATCTACGATAAAATAGAATTTTGGGATGATCTTTTTACTTTGAAAATAATCAGTCAGGTATTTAACATTGTAATAGGCGAGTGCTGTTTTTCCGCTTCCTTGCGTATGCCAAATAATCCCTTTTTTAACCCCTTCTTCTAACTTGGCTTCAATGGCTTTGGTGGCAAAAAGTTGAGGGTAACGCATAATGTGTTTTTGCAATCCTTTGCTTCCTTTGACATAAGCAATGGAATATTGCAACATAAATTGCAAACGTTCCTTTTGAAATAAAGATGTACAAATGCTGTTGGTAGGTGAATTTGGATTTTTATTGGTTAGAAATTCAGGTGAATTTTTAATTCCCACTAAATTGTTGTCCTTTAAAATGAAATTTTCTTTTTCATCATCAAATGGAGCTAATACAGCATCCAAATCAAACTTATTTTCCTCTCTAAAATAATTAAATGATGGTTTCTGATAGGAAACCGTGGCATAAAAAGCCCCTTCAATGGGCATTGGCGAATTATCATCATATTTCATATTGTTGGAAAACACCATCAATTGGGTAATATTGACAAATTTTCTGAATTTCTTATTCTCAAAACGCGATTGAATACGCTTGTGTTCCGCTAAAATACCATCTTGGTTATTAGGCTTCTTTACTTCGATAAAAACCAATGGCATTCCATTAATCAATAAAGTTATATCTGGTCGAAACTCTTCATCATCTTTTTTGCAAGTCAACTCTGTAACAACATTGAAGGTATTATTTTCAAAGTTTTCAAAGTCAATTAATCGTATTCCAGATCGTTCTGTAATACGTTCATAAAAAGCCTTACCTAAATCTTCATTGTCTAATAATAATGAAACTTCGTCCAATAATCGTTTCGCATCAGACTGTTCAATTCCTGGGTTTATTTTAGAAATACTGTCTATAAAAACATCCGTAAATATATTTGTGCTTTCATCCCATAACGCATTTTTTAACGAAAGGTAAGTATATCCTAAACGGGTTAAATGGAGTAAGCTGGGTATTTTTACTCTGGAATCTTCGTTGAATGTCATTAAGAGATTGATTTTAATTTAAAATCTAATAATTCGATTGCTAAAGTATCGAATATTTAATTAAGATGGATGAGGGAAACCCTAAAGAATGCAATCGTTCTTGGTTGCTTCACTACTGTTTAAACTCGTTTTGATTGAATTTGTAAATAAACGACATTTTGTAGGATTTTACTATACCCACTTTTAGTGATATTATTTACTGGGATACTTAAAAAAACAGATGCTTTATATAAATCATATTAACGTGAAATATTTTTTACGTTAATGTGATTTAACTTAATTACCATATAATATTCCTACGTAAAACCTTGTTTTGACCTTGTAAACACAAATCACGCTAAAGAGGATTCTTCTATTGTTAATGCGATTATTTTAACCACAATACCCAGATATGTATTTTTTAAGCAGATTACGTTTCAAAATAATTTTGCAAAGCTTTTGCAACGGTATTACGAAAACATCCCTTAGATTTTATAGTTATAAATACGGTTTTTTGCGAGTATTAATGCTGCTCACAAAATTTTTGCAAAAATATAGCATTCCTTTGCAAAGCTTTTGTAAACTACTTTGCGGAGTAATCAACCTTTAGCGTGCCCTTTTGTTTCACAAAAAATGTTATAAAATGCACTTCTAATTTGTCTAAGAATAACAAATGCTGCTTGTAATAGCTTTGCAATGGTCTTTGATTTTTTTGCAAAAAATAATAGACTGTTTTGAGTAAACAAACATTAGCATTATTAATTGTAACTATAAATGATCCGTTATTCGTTGATTTATAAACTACAGGAACTAAAGTCTTTTGCAAAACCTTTGCAACGGTTCTTATATTGCATCGAATTTTATTACTTATTGACTATAACTAAAATAGTTATATAGACCACAACAACTTTTATAACAACACTTTTTATTTCTTTGCAAAATTTCGTGACGTTTTGCAAAAGTTAATTATCCAAAACAAATTTTAAGAATTGTCGTGTTTGAGAAATTAGTTTGTTTTTGCAAAAAACATTTAGATTACCCATTCTCCAAACTCAAATACAAGTCTGCCAAATCAAATCCTTTGGGATAATCCGTGTTTTCAAGAATATCACTAACGGAAATCTTAAACCCTTTTGAATTGAGTTCAGTCGCCTTACTTAACCAATCGTTATATTCTGACTTATCGGGAAATAAAACTATTATTCTCTTTTTGATTGGCTGCAACAATTCAAATTTTAAATTTCCCTTCCCTCCTGTTGCCAACCAAATGTATTCGGGAATAAAACGGCTCATTATGATTGCGGTTTTTTCACTCTCTGTGATTGCAATTATTTTTGAATAATCCTCAACAATTAAATGCAAACCAAATAAACAATGACTTAATTTAAAACTAGATTTTTCATAGTATTTATGTATCCAAGTAGTCTTATTGTGCGGTTCTTTAATTCGTTTGCCTCTATACCTATCGTATTGCATAATTTTACCACCACAAACAGTTTCATTGTTGTCAATACGCCAAAACACAGTAGAATTGTTCCAAGGAGTATTTGTAGCAGTAATCAAATAATCCTGCTTCATTTTAAAAACCTCTTCATTTGTGAATTTTGTTTTTAAGAACTCTGTTAAATTATCTGTATTTAAATCGTTACAATACAATTTATCTAATAATTCAAGACTATGATAATTAGGAACTACTTTGGGTATTTGTTCTTTCGGAATAAAGACATTTGCTATTCCACCTTTTTCAAAAAATTTACATTCATTGGTCAAATAAGAAAATTTACTGTTTTTTAAAAACCATCCCGCAATGAAACAACTATTTTCGTTTTGTTCCATTATTACAGTCTTTGGTACAATATGAATAGTGCCATTTTCAGCTGTCAATTTATAAGCTTTATCGGTTAAACTCATCAGTGACAAAAAAGGTATAGAATAGCCTATTATTCCAATTACTGGGCTTTTATGATAGGAACATTCACTTTCACGGTCACAACGCCCAAATTCATCTGCTGAATAACTGAGAGTTTCAACTTCAAGATATCGAACAAACGTTTTTTTATTACAATTTGGACAAACGAATTTTTTACTGCTAGGGTCTAATTTATTGGAGAATTTCATTTTTATGATATCAAAATCATTAAAATAAAATGTTTTGTTCTACGTACATATTCTGCATATTATACATTTCCGAGTACATTACCACTTTTACTATTTCCTACTATCAATGTAAAAAATGTAAAATGTGATACTAAAACAAAACATTTTGTTTTAACAAAAAGGGATTAGTGATTGGTTAAATAAACTACATTCCCAATAGTTATGCGGTTTACATGCATTTTAAAATGGTTCAGTCTTAAAATAAAATTCTTTTTACCCAGTGCTTTATATCCATCATCAACACAGAATGTTTTATACAATGGATATAGGTCTGAAATTAAAATCCTTTCCGTAGCAGATACTTTATAACCGTGTTCTTCTATGAACAAGAGAACACTGTCACTTTGTTTTTGGTAATTAATTCGAGTATTATCCACAGCATCACATTTACTAAATCCTTTGTTCGCTAAAACTCTATCCAAACCAGATAAAATCCAATTAAAAACACCTGCCAATTCATTTTCAACTATTTTATTTGGAAGCTGTCTATCTTGCCTTTCTTCGGGTATAGTTTGGTCAAATTCAATAATCATAAACCGACGGAAATAGGCGTTTGTATGTTCTACATCTTTGGGTAACTCATTACAATTAAAGATTAGTTTTGCATAATCGTTGAGTATAAAAGGTTCTCCATAAGGCAAACGAGCTTCGATAGGTTCTCCAGATGCCATTTGCTTAAAAATATCCGTTTCTAGTTTACCATTAATCTCACTTGCATAGTTTACTAGTTTGTTTCCTATTTTAGCTCTAGAATATCCTTTCTCATCAGTTAAACTTTGTAGCGAGTAATTACTAATATTTTCAGATCCCAACAAAGCATTTATAATTTCAAAAAAAACACTCTTTCCATTTGCCCCAGTACCGTAAAGGGTTAACATTTTTTCCAGTTTAAGAACACTAGAATTTATAAAAACATATCCGCAAAATTCTGCTAAAGCGCTTTGCTTTTCTTTAACAGGTAAAACCTCGTCTAAATATTTTCGAAACATTGGAGCAGTTGCTTTTGGGTTGAACTCAAATGGCAATTGATGTGTCAAAAAATCATTTGAATCAAAACTTCTTAACACTTGTTTGGTTGCGCTAATCTCAAAAGTACCGTTTTGAAGATTGATTAGAATACTGTCTTTTTTATTGTCTGGTTCTGGTAAATAAGCATCTGAAAGAAACTGCTTTAATAAATCTTCCTTGAACGTGTAAACCTTCCCTTTGAATTTTTCAACGTCCATTTTCATAGCAACATCACCAAGAAAAAATTGGAAGCGTTCCTTATCTATCTCTTCCCAATAACAGCCATTATATAAATAAATGTAGCCGTTCTTTTTGCATAATCCCCAATTATTTTCTTTTGCAATCTTCATTAACTGCTCAATGCAAATTATCAAATAATGGTTTTTTGTAAGTTTGTTTTTAGACAACTTACTTAACACTATTTTATGCTGTTTGAGTTCGTCCTTAAACTCAGATCTAGGATCTCCATTTTCGTCAAAGATTATAGATGCTAGTCTATCAGCCTCCTTTCTGTCTTTTTCAGCGTCGGGAAAAGCTAATAATTCAAAGTTGATTGGACTTATGCTTTTTAGTAATCCAGTTAAAATATCGCTCTTTGAGTTTTCAGAAGCTTCAAGTTCATTCGAACACTTTTCAATGTTTTCAATAAGCCTTTTTTTTACCTCACTTTGGCTATGAGGAAGATTGACAGCTGTAGTCATAGCTTTAATTTTTAGGGTTAATAGGAGTAATAGCATTCAGTACTTCAGAACGCTTATACAAAACCCTGTTGCCAATACCGTAAGAAGATAGCTTACCGCTTTTCGTATGTTTCCATAAACTAGTTAAATTTATGCCTAACATTATACACACCTCTTTACGACCGATCAGTTCACTCTGATGAGATTGTGCAGATTGGCTCGCTTGAATTAAAGGAGTAAGAGCTTCGGCTAACTGCTCTAAGGTAATGCCGTTTAAAAAAATTTGATTATTCATTGTACTTTTATTTTGATTAATAAGCACAAATTTGAATATATATGAACGCCCATTTAGGGTGCTTTATGCCCATTATGGGCGAATGCATTTTATTGAAGTTAATTTAATAAATCTTTGAATACTATATTGAAGTTGTTATTCCTTTGGGTACTGAAACTTTTTGTCAAAGATTTTAATTTGCCATTTACATAATACTCATTGTATTTCTTTTCGCTTATTAATTTTATCTCTTCAAAAACAATTTTCATAAAATCATTGTCTTTGTGATGATGGATTAATTTTTCAAATTCCATTCTTTTTTTAAGGTACGAAAAGTCAATATAAAAATCTATTATGTGTTTTTGATATTCTAAAAAACAATTGTAAACATCCAAATTGAGGAATAACAGAGGATACGGATTTTTGTTTTCTGAATTTATATGATCTTTCGAATCTCTCACTTCATTTAGATTAAAATTTACATCTTCTATAAAATTAGCAAATTGTTTAGGGTATAATTTGGTAGCTAATTTTCTATAAATAGGAAAATCTTCAATAGATAAATTCCCGTTACGTCTGATTTCAAACTCATCAAATTCGTTTAATTCATAAAACATTTTAAGAAGTTGTAAGTTATTTGAAAGCAGTCGTGAAATCTCTTTTTCAACTTCTAATAATGCAATTTCTTTAATTAACTTAG
Proteins encoded in this region:
- a CDS encoding BRO-N domain-containing protein; this translates as MNFMDEQPTNMKQQEAIQLFEEKKVRTLWNQDEEKWYFSIVDTVSVLTDSPNPRKYWSVLKTRLKKEGSQLTTNCSQLKMQSADGKYYKTDVADTEQLFRLIQSIPSPKAEPFKLWLAQIAAERLDEMQDPELTIDRALEQYMSLGYSENWINQRLKSIEIRKALTDEWKSRGLKEGVQFATLTDIISKAWSGNTTKEYKVLKGLKKENLRDNMTNTELILNMLAEASTKDISTATNPESFEENKKVAEQGGNVAKVAMKELESKTGKKVVTALNAKDSLKQIEDKKKDE
- a CDS encoding type I restriction endonuclease subunit R; protein product: MTFNEDSRVKIPSLLHLTRLGYTYLSLKNALWDESTNIFTDVFIDSISKINPGIEQSDAKRLLDEVSLLLDNEDLGKAFYERITERSGIRLIDFENFENNTFNVVTELTCKKDDEEFRPDITLLINGMPLVFIEVKKPNNQDGILAEHKRIQSRFENKKFRKFVNITQLMVFSNNMKYDDNSPMPIEGAFYATVSYQKPSFNYFREENKFDLDAVLAPFDDEKENFILKDNNLVGIKNSPEFLTNKNPNSPTNSICTSLFQKERLQFMLQYSIAYVKGSKGLQKHIMRYPQLFATKAIEAKLEEGVKKGIIWHTQGSGKTALAYYNVKYLTDYFQSKKIIPKFYFIVDRLDLLIQAGKEFKSRGLVVHNVNSREEFAKDIKSTSVIHNNSGKAEITVVNIQKFQDDPDVVRNTDYQLNIQRVYFLDEVHRSYNPKGSFLANLNESDPNAIKIGLTGTPLLGTDYNSKALFGGYIHKYYYNSSIADGYTLRLIREEIETNYKLTLKQALEEIEILKGNADKKIVYAHPKFVEPMLDYIVQDFEKARISMNDNSIGGLVVCDSSDQAKMLFEIFESKYATNTTVHSGLLQAAEPSESYGDKKKAESKVTTAAVILHDIGTKQDRKDQVEAFKDGHIDFLFVYNMLLTGFDAPRLKKLYIGRVIKAHNLLQTLTRVNRTYKDFRYGYVVDFADIQKEFDKTNQDYFNELQSELGDEMEHYSNIFKSQEEINTEIKEIKEVLFHFDTMNAEIFSQQISQINDRSEILRITRVLNNAKSLYNLIRLSGNYELLEQLDFHKLTVLSRDANNRLALINAKEALESNIDTSNLLNIALEDVIFAFVKVKEEEMVLADQLKNILQKTRETLGGNFDQKAPEFISLKEELERLFKKKNLNEVTKDEMESNIRELEKIYSKAKELERKNQLLRAKYDNDEKYARLHKRLMEKDPLTDSESKLFEALQGLKTAVDAQIIQNSKMLENESFVERMVMRLVIDQFKNKQHIALDAATTKRINGLIVKEYMNEFYGRTAY
- a CDS encoding DUF6371 domain-containing protein; this encodes MKFSNKLDPSSKKFVCPNCNKKTFVRYLEVETLSYSADEFGRCDRESECSYHKSPVIGIIGYSIPFLSLMSLTDKAYKLTAENGTIHIVPKTVIMEQNENSCFIAGWFLKNSKFSYLTNECKFFEKGGIANVFIPKEQIPKVVPNYHSLELLDKLYCNDLNTDNLTEFLKTKFTNEEVFKMKQDYLITATNTPWNNSTVFWRIDNNETVCGGKIMQYDRYRGKRIKEPHNKTTWIHKYYEKSSFKLSHCLFGLHLIVEDYSKIIAITESEKTAIIMSRFIPEYIWLATGGKGNLKFELLQPIKKRIIVLFPDKSEYNDWLSKATELNSKGFKISVSDILENTDYPKGFDLADLYLSLENG
- a CDS encoding DNA primase family protein, which produces MTTAVNLPHSQSEVKKRLIENIEKCSNELEASENSKSDILTGLLKSISPINFELLAFPDAEKDRKEADRLASIIFDENGDPRSEFKDELKQHKIVLSKLSKNKLTKNHYLIICIEQLMKIAKENNWGLCKKNGYIYLYNGCYWEEIDKERFQFFLGDVAMKMDVEKFKGKVYTFKEDLLKQFLSDAYLPEPDNKKDSILINLQNGTFEISATKQVLRSFDSNDFLTHQLPFEFNPKATAPMFRKYLDEVLPVKEKQSALAEFCGYVFINSSVLKLEKMLTLYGTGANGKSVFFEIINALLGSENISNYSLQSLTDEKGYSRAKIGNKLVNYASEINGKLETDIFKQMASGEPIEARLPYGEPFILNDYAKLIFNCNELPKDVEHTNAYFRRFMIIEFDQTIPEERQDRQLPNKIVENELAGVFNWILSGLDRVLANKGFSKCDAVDNTRINYQKQSDSVLLFIEEHGYKVSATERILISDLYPLYKTFCVDDGYKALGKKNFILRLNHFKMHVNRITIGNVVYLTNH
- a CDS encoding helix-turn-helix domain-containing protein, which codes for MNNQIFLNGITLEQLAEALTPLIQASQSAQSHQSELIGRKEVCIMLGINLTSLWKHTKSGKLSSYGIGNRVLYKRSEVLNAITPINPKN